CGACGATTTTGTCAGAACCTTCTGTACCAACCCGAGCGGCTTCGTCGTCGAGGAGCGCTACGACGGCTACGTTGGCGTCAACGGCCACTCAATGCACGGGAAGAAGAGCAACAACACGAACTTCGCCTTCCTGAGCAGGATTGAGCTGACCGAGCCGGTTGAAGACACGACCGCCTACGGCAGGAGCATAGCCCGGCTGGCAACCACCATAGGTGGAGGAAAACCCATACTCCAGAGGCTCGGTGATTTAAGGCGGGGAAGGAGGAGCACGTGGGGCCGCATAAGGAGGAGCGACGTTGAACCAACCTTAAAGCACGTCACCCCCGGAGATATAGCGATGGCTCTGCCCCACCGCGTCGTTACCAACATCCTGGAGGGCCTTGAAAAGCTCGACCGCGTTCTCCCCGGAGTTGCAAGCGACCACACCCTGCTCTACGCGCCGGAGATCAAGTACTACGCCATGAAGGTTGAGGTTGATGAAAACCTTGAGACGAGCATCGAGGGAATCTTTGCCGCCGGCGACGGCGCCGGGCTGAGCAGGGACATAGTGAACGCCGCCGCGACTGGAATCCTGGCGGCGAGGGGGATACTGAAGAAGGATGGCCTTTACACCGAGAAGGACTTCAGAAAGCCGGGAAACTGGAAGAAACGAGTAGAGTCCACAGACTAACGGTTACCTTTTCTTTTGGGATTCTTATCCCTCTGCTCGGGCACCGTTTGTACCCACAAGGTATATTTAGATCCGGCGCGGATGTTGGTATAAGTGGTTTGGCATGAGCGAGATAATTCAACGACTCTTGCGGAAGAAGGACGGCATTGCCCTGGTAGAGTACCGCTCAACGGACCATCCCGAGAGGATATTCTACGAGATACTAACGGGATGGAGAGAAGTGGGAGTAACCCCACTGATAGTCGACATATGGGACACCCTTCACATCTTCACTCAGAACCTCAGGTTTGCAGGTTTGAGCCTTAAACTTGATGACGTGCCAGTGATAAAGGAGAAGGGGACAATAAGGATAGGAAACGTACTCGGCTTGGTGGACGTCATAGAGGACTTTGAACACCATCTGGCATCCTACGGACGGCTGGCGAAGAACGTCCCCGAAAAGAGCAGAAATCACACAATAGTCCTTGGGATGGAGAAGTTCTCATTTACTTTTCTCGACGACCCTCCAAAGCTCGAAAGGTACTTTGAAACCGTAACCCGGAGATACCTCCCGATCAGATGTAAGATGAACTTCCTGTTCCTGAACACCAGTATAGCTTCCGAGTACCTCAGGAAGGGGCTTGAACAGGACTCAGACTATGTCCTCCGGGTTTCTGGAAGAAGGGTGGAACTGCTGAAATTCCCGGAGGTGAGCGAGGATGAGATTTGAGGAGTACCTCGGAACCATAAAACCTGGAGAAAGCGTCCTCATAGAGCATACATCACTCTCAAAACATCCGGTTATCTTCCACCTCATAGGGACAAACTACGGCTGGAACAACATGCTGGTAATCGACATAATAGACTCCCTCATGCCAATCCTGAGGTGGCTCAGCATCTCCGGAACCTCCGTTCCGGACAACATCGCCAGGATAAGAGCCGGGGGAACTTCCCAATGGGGGAGGGTAATACTCGAAGTAGACCCACACAAGGATCCCGGAATATTTCTAAGCAGGTTTACCCAGAAGTTGCGGGAGCGTTACTCGAAAAACCCGGAGACTGTTACGGTGATACTGAACCCCGAAAGACTGATACCACTCCAAAACAACAATAGGCGTTTTATACTTGCCCTATCCAATCTCGCCTCGGCTTTCGTCGGAAACTCCAAAAGAATAACTTTCTATTTTGTCAACCGAGAGATGGTCGAGGGCATGTATCTGGCCCTTCTTGAGGAGGCGTTTACACGCGTCCTCATCGTCAAAAATGATGGGAGGGTTCTAATAGCCAAGTCCCCCCATCTGGAAGAGGAGGGCATGAGCCTGGAAATATGACCGCGTTTAGGGATTAAAATTAAAAGGCCACCACCTCCTCTATTTTCGGTGAGATGAAATGCCAATGAGGTGCAAGTTCTGCGAGAGACCGGCCTTCATCAAGCTCCACTACCCGAGAACCTATCTCTGCCCCGAGCACTTCACCGAGTACTTCGAGAGGAAGGTGAAGAGGACGATAGAACGCTACAAGCTGATCAGACCGGGCGAGAGGATTCTGGTCGTGGTGAGCGGGGGAAAGGACTCGGCCGTTACAGCCCACGTCCTCAAGAAGCTCGGCTACGACATCGAGTGCCTCCACATCAACCTGGGGATAGGCGAGTACTCCGAGAAGAGCGAGGAATATGCA
This sequence is a window from Thermococcus sp.. Protein-coding genes within it:
- a CDS encoding DUF257 family protein, translating into MSEIIQRLLRKKDGIALVEYRSTDHPERIFYEILTGWREVGVTPLIVDIWDTLHIFTQNLRFAGLSLKLDDVPVIKEKGTIRIGNVLGLVDVIEDFEHHLASYGRLAKNVPEKSRNHTIVLGMEKFSFTFLDDPPKLERYFETVTRRYLPIRCKMNFLFLNTSIASEYLRKGLEQDSDYVLRVSGRRVELLKFPEVSEDEI
- a CDS encoding DUF257 family protein → MRFEEYLGTIKPGESVLIEHTSLSKHPVIFHLIGTNYGWNNMLVIDIIDSLMPILRWLSISGTSVPDNIARIRAGGTSQWGRVILEVDPHKDPGIFLSRFTQKLRERYSKNPETVTVILNPERLIPLQNNNRRFILALSNLASAFVGNSKRITFYFVNREMVEGMYLALLEEAFTRVLIVKNDGRVLIAKSPHLEEEGMSLEI